Proteins co-encoded in one Gracilimonas sp. genomic window:
- a CDS encoding ADP-ribosyltransferase, producing MNLDTHLQEVYKKYKNNPQLENGYTYASYINRVLRENVTLESQYEDEIRLLDRLTDVYATKKDLTVYRTCCDYTFENYIDNNDVFTYPMFMSVSIYKEYVAKKFSEQDCKNCLLEITLPKETKLAPLEGQPGETKEEQELLLPRNTKFKVISKDRISEDEVEILIGKSPFKIEFSYFFKLQKIK from the coding sequence ATGAATTTAGATACACACTTGCAAGAGGTTTATAAAAAATATAAGAATAATCCGCAGCTTGAAAACGGTTATACTTATGCATCTTACATTAATAGAGTTTTACGTGAAAATGTGACCTTAGAATCTCAGTATGAAGATGAAATCCGACTTCTTGATCGTTTAACAGATGTTTATGCTACAAAAAAAGATCTTACTGTATATCGAACATGCTGCGATTATACTTTCGAAAATTATATAGATAATAATGACGTATTTACTTACCCAATGTTTATGTCCGTTAGTATTTACAAAGAATATGTAGCGAAAAAATTCAGTGAGCAAGATTGTAAGAATTGCTTGTTGGAAATTACTTTACCAAAAGAAACAAAATTAGCTCCATTAGAAGGACAACCAGGCGAAACAAAAGAAGAACAAGAGTTACTGTTACCGAGAAACACTAAGTTTAAAGTTATAAGCAAAGATAGAATTAGTGAAGATGAGGTTGAAATTCTAATTGGGAAATCACCATTTAAAATAGAATTCAGTTACTTTTTTAAACTACAGAAAATCAAGTAG
- a CDS encoding helix-turn-helix transcriptional regulator: MQLDNAKLKQLRESNAWSQSHLAEVSGVSMRTIQRIEKTGAVSPESAKCICAAFDIQFDELSVNDNYQKSEPSLADLLKFKVMDIDKKAALVPFIVAFIIAYGFAFSMGVEI; the protein is encoded by the coding sequence ATGCAACTGGATAATGCCAAACTAAAACAGCTTAGAGAATCAAATGCCTGGAGTCAGTCCCACCTTGCTGAAGTAAGTGGAGTTAGTATGAGAACCATTCAAAGAATTGAAAAAACAGGGGCTGTATCACCAGAATCAGCTAAATGTATTTGTGCTGCTTTTGATATTCAATTTGATGAGCTTTCCGTAAATGATAATTATCAGAAATCAGAGCCTTCACTTGCAGATTTACTGAAATTTAAAGTCATGGATATAGATAAAAAAGCAGCTCTTGTACCATTTATAGTTGCGTTCATTATAGCTTATGGTTTTGCATTTTCTATGGGTGTTGAGATATAG
- a CDS encoding AbrB/MazE/SpoVT family DNA-binding domain-containing protein has protein sequence MKTKIIRIGNSQGVRIPKPLIEESGITKEIEMILRDNEIILRPADMTRKDWEASFQKMAEQGDDVLLDQKEIEKPSDWDETEWTW, from the coding sequence ATGAAAACCAAGATAATTCGTATCGGTAATTCCCAGGGAGTTCGAATTCCCAAACCCCTGATCGAAGAAAGTGGGATTACTAAAGAAATTGAAATGATTCTCAGAGACAATGAAATTATTCTTCGGCCTGCTGATATGACTCGAAAGGATTGGGAAGCGTCTTTCCAAAAAATGGCGGAACAAGGTGATGATGTTTTATTAGATCAAAAAGAGATTGAAAAACCTTCAGACTGGGATGAAACTGAGTGGACATGGTAA